The Cyclobacterium amurskyense genome contains the following window.
GAATGAAAAAACTTTTATTTGCAATTTCATCCTTAAAAAACTCTGGAGGTAGCGAAAGGTCACTGATTTATAGAGTAAATTATCTTGTCCAGAATTTTAATTATGATATTACAATAGTTACAACTGATAAGGATGATGTTTATAGCTTTTATAAAATTGACTCTAAGGTTAAGGTTGTAAATATTCCTGTTAAAATTAATAAACCATCTATATGGAATTCTATTGGATCTTTAATTTACAAATCATATAAACGAGAATCAAAAATAAAAGAATTTATAAAAGAAAATAAATTTGACATTTGTAGTTCTGTAGGTTCAGTTAATTTTTTATATCAATCAAAAAAGAATGATTCTTTTATTAAAGTTAAAGAAAGTAGATTCAACTACAAAAGATTTTTTCCTGACAAAAGGTTTAATATAGGTATATTGTTGTGGAGGCTACTAAGATTAATTAATTCTACGCTGGTATTAAAGAAAATGGATTATGTAATTACCCTAACAGAAGAAGATGCTAAATTTTGGAGAAAATTTTTAAATAAGGTATACGTTATGCCAAATTTTATCAATTTCAAACATATTTCTTTATCAAATCTTAATTCAAATAATGTGATTGCTGTTGGTAGGTTAGAAAGAGAAAAAGATTTCACTTC
Protein-coding sequences here:
- a CDS encoding glycosyltransferase family 4 protein, with the protein product MKKLLFAISSLKNSGGSERSLIYRVNYLVQNFNYDITIVTTDKDDVYSFYKIDSKVKVVNIPVKINKPSIWNSIGSLIYKSYKRESKIKEFIKENKFDICSSVGSVNFLYQSKKNDSFIKVKESRFNYKRFFPDKRFNIGILLWRLLRLINSTLVLKKMDYVITLTEEDAKFWRKFLNKVYVMPNFINFKHISLSNLNSNNVIAVGRLEREKDFTSLIKAFAIVSNKYNNWKLEIYGEGSLRNALQDLIVSLQLTDCVFLKGAIGDIFSKYEESSIYVHTSLYEGFGNSILEAMAHALPIVAFKSVGGVKLLVNDSHNGFSVPNRNIGGLAGKIIELIENPEMRRKMGHNSREIASNFSEDKIMLQWHKFYSKI